A portion of the Streptomyces platensis genome contains these proteins:
- a CDS encoding FAD-dependent oxidoreductase, translating to MTHILVIGGGIAGTATALALHKAGFDVTVHEAHPDTAEDIGAFLTLASNGMRALAELDASDVVTALGFPLRSMRVLDARGSEMAQVPLGEADDALLRYRCLRRGELSAALQAEAVRRGIGLSHGARLVSVENGPDEVTARFADGGVATGDLLVGADGLSSTVRQSIAPGVEPVYAGQSVFYGYTRSAPVAEDTGHITMVRGSSAAFGYAVSPDGEAYWFARVGGEAVPADALAHPTPSRWREQLVALLSKDATPAAGIVAASTDDIMATNATELPPGTPWRSGRTLIIGDAAHAASPATGQGASMALEDAVILAKSLRDTPDPDSALSLYEACRRPRVEHNITASGEISRGTRAPSRTGGGPPPPRPGDDTLAAQLDWNRDLNAVTGAVD from the coding sequence GTGACACACATTCTGGTCATCGGTGGCGGGATCGCCGGTACGGCGACCGCGCTGGCCTTGCACAAGGCGGGATTCGACGTCACCGTGCACGAGGCGCACCCCGACACAGCCGAGGACATAGGGGCGTTCCTGACCCTGGCGAGCAACGGGATGCGCGCACTCGCGGAGCTCGATGCCTCGGATGTGGTCACCGCGCTCGGTTTCCCGCTGCGCTCCATGCGGGTGCTCGACGCCCGGGGCAGCGAGATGGCTCAGGTGCCGCTGGGTGAAGCCGACGACGCGCTGCTGCGGTACCGGTGCCTGCGCCGGGGCGAGTTGAGCGCCGCTCTCCAGGCGGAGGCCGTGCGTCGGGGAATCGGGCTCTCGCACGGTGCGCGGCTGGTGTCCGTCGAGAACGGCCCGGACGAGGTGACCGCGCGATTCGCCGACGGCGGCGTCGCGACCGGTGATCTTCTCGTCGGCGCGGACGGTCTGAGCTCGACCGTCCGACAGTCGATCGCGCCCGGCGTGGAGCCCGTCTACGCGGGGCAGAGCGTCTTCTACGGCTACACGCGCAGCGCCCCGGTGGCGGAGGACACCGGCCACATCACCATGGTGCGGGGCAGCTCCGCCGCCTTCGGCTACGCGGTCTCGCCGGACGGGGAGGCGTACTGGTTCGCCCGCGTCGGCGGGGAGGCCGTCCCCGCCGACGCACTCGCACACCCCACGCCGTCCCGCTGGCGGGAGCAACTCGTCGCGCTGCTGAGCAAGGACGCCACCCCCGCCGCGGGCATCGTCGCGGCCTCCACCGACGACATCATGGCCACCAACGCCACCGAACTGCCGCCCGGCACCCCCTGGCGTTCCGGCCGGACGCTGATCATCGGCGATGCGGCGCACGCGGCCTCACCAGCGACGGGGCAAGGGGCCTCGATGGCACTGGAGGACGCCGTCATCCTCGCCAAGTCCCTACGGGACACCCCCGACCCGGACAGCGCACTCTCCCTCTACGAGGCGTGCCGCCGCCCCCGCGTGGAGCACAACATCACCGCCAGCGGAGAGATCTCCCGCGGCACCCGCGCCCCGTCCCGCACCGGCGGAGGACCGCCCCCGCCACGCCCCGGCGACGACACTCTCGCCGCCCAGCTGGACTGGAACCGCGATCTGAACGCCGTCACCGGCGCCGTGGACTGA
- a CDS encoding LysR family transcriptional regulator has product MIDVQRLRVLRTVAEHGSFNRAAQALHLTPSAISQHIAALERSLGAQVVARSTRGVTLTPAGRIMVGAAESVAAELAHAQQQVDRLGSGRTQLTIATFTSGGRLLLPGALARLTTAHPDTVVHVREAEPENSLPLVRQGAVDLALAYHFDGPLPSQPGQSSSLAWTALMDDPLHVVLPETHPLAGRTALDITELAAEPWVLGCHKTESYLRRYAEHAGFAPEVRGTTTDYFFARSLVAAGTGISLVPSIALTPPIPGLRTIPITPPTPSRHLGVATIHRRNHPQVSTLIQALQEQAAAWVALSGDDVNAGAQPGR; this is encoded by the coding sequence TTGATCGATGTGCAGCGGCTGCGGGTCCTGCGGACGGTGGCGGAACACGGCAGCTTCAACCGGGCGGCGCAGGCCCTCCACCTCACCCCCTCCGCCATCTCCCAGCACATCGCCGCCCTGGAACGCAGCCTCGGCGCCCAGGTCGTGGCGCGCAGCACTCGCGGAGTCACCCTCACCCCGGCCGGCCGGATCATGGTCGGGGCCGCCGAGTCGGTCGCCGCGGAACTCGCCCACGCCCAGCAGCAGGTCGACCGGCTCGGCAGCGGCCGCACCCAGCTCACCATCGCCACCTTCACCAGCGGCGGCAGGCTCCTGCTGCCCGGCGCACTCGCCCGCCTCACCACCGCCCATCCCGACACCGTGGTCCACGTGCGGGAGGCCGAGCCCGAAAACAGCCTGCCGCTGGTCCGCCAGGGCGCCGTAGACCTCGCCCTCGCCTACCACTTCGACGGCCCGCTGCCCAGCCAACCTGGCCAGAGCTCCAGCCTGGCGTGGACGGCACTCATGGATGACCCCCTGCACGTCGTCCTGCCCGAGACGCACCCCCTGGCCGGCCGCACAGCGCTCGATATCACCGAACTGGCCGCCGAGCCCTGGGTACTCGGCTGCCACAAGACCGAGTCCTACCTCCGCCGCTACGCCGAACACGCCGGCTTCGCCCCCGAGGTGCGCGGCACCACGACCGACTACTTCTTCGCCCGCTCCCTCGTCGCCGCGGGCACGGGGATCTCACTGGTCCCTTCGATCGCACTGACCCCGCCGATCCCGGGACTACGCACCATCCCGATCACGCCGCCGACTCCGAGCCGGCACCTCGGCGTTGCCACGATCCACCGCCGCAACCACCCTCAGGTCAGCACCCTGATCCAGGCCCTCCAGGAACAGGCAGCGGCGTGGGTAGCGCTCTCCGGTGACGACGTGAACGCGGGTGCCCAGCCGGGTCGTTGA
- a CDS encoding NAD-dependent epimerase/dehydratase family protein — protein MPKICVIGGSRYVGKLLVKRLQTADHQVTVINRGSTRTPAGIAHLAVDRNDEAALTAALGSATFDVVIDQICYTPVQAAIAARTFSGRTRRYVVTSTIEVYDPATAAPATVPHGTPVPEEIVDPATWLVATDLPWHDAAYLPTHYAEGKRQAEALDATAAPTA, from the coding sequence ATGCCCAAGATCTGTGTGATCGGCGGAAGCCGATATGTCGGCAAGCTCCTGGTGAAGCGCCTTCAGACGGCCGACCACCAGGTCACGGTGATCAACCGCGGCTCGACCCGGACACCCGCCGGGATCGCGCACCTCGCCGTCGACCGCAACGACGAAGCCGCCCTGACCGCCGCGCTCGGCTCGGCCACCTTCGACGTGGTCATCGACCAGATCTGCTACACCCCGGTGCAGGCCGCGATCGCCGCCCGTACCTTCAGCGGCCGCACCCGGCGCTACGTCGTGACGTCCACGATCGAGGTCTACGACCCGGCAACCGCCGCGCCGGCCACCGTCCCGCACGGCACGCCGGTGCCGGAGGAGATCGTGGACCCGGCCACCTGGCTGGTGGCCACGGACCTGCCCTGGCACGACGCGGCATACCTTCCAACGCACTACGCCGAAGGCAAGCGCCAGGCCGAAGCCCTCGACGCCACCGCCGCCCCCACCGCCTGA
- a CDS encoding aldo/keto reductase has translation MQYRTIGNTTVSAVGLGAMPLSIEHRPDERQAIATLHAALDAGVTLIDTADSYHWHAGEAGHNEFLVARALARYGRDTSHVLVATKGGRGRPGDGSWTVTASPAHLKHAAEASRKRLGVEAIGLYQLHKPDPSVPWAESVGALRELLDAGTIRAAGISNVTTGQIRQAHAILGDDLVSVQNQYSPAVRDSEPELRLSTQLGLAFLPWSPLGGISRSSLDGPSGPTSASTAFHRIAAEHGAGPQQIALAWLLTRSPTVIPVPGASRPASIQSSARAVEIELSAEEQTQLEDALPLSG, from the coding sequence ATGCAATACCGCACTATCGGAAACACCACCGTCAGCGCCGTCGGCCTGGGTGCCATGCCGCTGTCCATCGAGCACCGCCCGGACGAACGACAGGCGATCGCCACCCTGCACGCCGCCCTGGACGCCGGGGTCACGCTCATCGACACCGCCGACAGCTATCACTGGCACGCGGGGGAAGCCGGTCACAACGAATTTCTCGTCGCGCGCGCCCTGGCCCGCTACGGCCGGGACACCTCTCACGTCCTCGTCGCCACGAAGGGCGGCCGCGGCCGTCCCGGCGACGGCAGCTGGACCGTCACCGCCTCCCCCGCCCACCTCAAGCACGCCGCCGAAGCATCCCGTAAACGCCTGGGAGTTGAGGCCATCGGCCTGTACCAGTTGCACAAGCCGGACCCGTCCGTGCCCTGGGCGGAGTCCGTGGGCGCGCTGCGCGAGCTGCTCGACGCCGGCACCATCCGCGCCGCCGGGATCTCCAACGTCACCACCGGCCAAATCCGCCAGGCCCACGCGATCCTCGGCGACGACCTCGTCTCCGTGCAGAACCAGTACTCGCCCGCCGTACGCGACAGCGAACCCGAACTGCGGCTGAGTACGCAGCTGGGGCTGGCCTTCCTGCCCTGGAGCCCGCTGGGCGGCATCTCCCGCAGCTCCCTCGACGGACCGTCCGGCCCGACCTCTGCGAGCACCGCCTTCCACCGCATCGCGGCCGAACACGGCGCCGGCCCACAACAGATCGCCCTGGCCTGGCTGCTGACCCGTTCCCCCACGGTGATCCCGGTACCGGGCGCCAGCCGCCCGGCCTCCATCCAAAGCTCCGCCAGGGCTGTGGAGATCGAGCTCAGCGCGGAGGAGCAGACACAGCTGGAAGACGCCCTGCCACTGTCCGGCTGA
- a CDS encoding TIGR04282 family arsenosugar biosynthesis glycosyltransferase, which translates to MSARLPATVLVIAKEPVPGRVMTRLTPPYTPQEAAALAEAALADTLHTVLKVPVRRRVLVLDGVPGPWLPPGFDLMAQGAGGLDERIAAAFGHCDRGPAVLIGMDTPQLTADLLAGVGRDSTDAWFGPAADGGFWALGFADPAHAAALVRGVPMSTDRTGAIQRRRLAEAGLSVSDLPVLRDVDTAADAAAVAACCPPGSRFTTTLNSLAEAGR; encoded by the coding sequence ATGAGCGCCCGGCTTCCGGCGACGGTGTTGGTCATCGCCAAGGAACCCGTGCCGGGGCGGGTCATGACGCGACTCACCCCGCCCTACACGCCCCAGGAGGCGGCCGCTCTGGCCGAGGCAGCCCTCGCCGACACCCTGCACACGGTGCTCAAGGTCCCCGTCCGGCGCCGAGTCCTCGTTCTCGACGGTGTTCCCGGCCCCTGGCTGCCGCCCGGCTTCGACCTCATGGCCCAGGGCGCCGGCGGCCTGGACGAGCGGATCGCGGCCGCCTTCGGCCACTGTGACCGCGGACCGGCCGTCCTGATCGGGATGGATACCCCCCAACTGACCGCGGACCTCCTTGCGGGGGTCGGCCGGGACAGCACCGATGCCTGGTTCGGGCCGGCCGCGGACGGCGGATTCTGGGCGCTGGGTTTCGCCGACCCGGCGCACGCCGCGGCCCTCGTACGAGGCGTGCCGATGTCCACCGACCGCACCGGGGCGATCCAGCGGCGCCGCCTTGCCGAGGCGGGGCTGAGCGTGAGCGACCTGCCGGTGCTGCGTGATGTGGACACCGCCGCCGACGCCGCCGCGGTCGCCGCCTGCTGCCCTCCTGGCTCGCGCTTCACCACCACCCTGAACTCGCTCGCGGAGGCCGGGCGGTGA
- a CDS encoding glycosyltransferase family 2 protein, translating to MIETSPSSAAPVDVVLPCLDEAEALPWVLGRIPSGWRAIVVDNGSVDNSPDIARALGAHVVHEPRRGFGAACHAGLTAATADIVCFCDCDASLDPALLPAVGGPVLDGSADLVLGRRRPVTRRAWPLHARLANLELARLIRRRTGLRLHDLGPMRAARRQSLLALDLTDRRSGYPLQMVVRAADAGWRVAETDVPYRPRTGRSKVTGTWRGTWHAVRDMRAVLAERPVTDPVSAATTPGTGR from the coding sequence GTGATCGAGACATCCCCTTCCTCGGCTGCTCCTGTGGACGTGGTGCTGCCCTGCCTCGACGAGGCCGAGGCCCTGCCGTGGGTGCTGGGCCGAATCCCCTCGGGCTGGCGCGCGATCGTCGTCGACAACGGCTCCGTCGACAACTCGCCGGACATCGCCCGCGCCCTCGGGGCGCATGTCGTACACGAACCGCGGCGCGGCTTCGGCGCCGCCTGCCACGCGGGCCTGACCGCCGCCACGGCCGACATCGTCTGCTTCTGCGACTGCGACGCCTCCCTCGACCCCGCACTTCTGCCTGCTGTCGGCGGGCCCGTCCTCGACGGTTCCGCCGACCTCGTACTGGGCCGCCGCAGGCCCGTTACGCGCCGCGCCTGGCCACTGCACGCCCGCCTGGCCAACCTGGAGCTGGCCCGTCTGATCCGCCGGCGTACCGGACTGCGGCTGCACGACCTGGGCCCGATGCGCGCCGCCCGCCGTCAGTCGCTGCTCGCTCTGGACCTGACCGACCGGCGCTCCGGCTACCCGCTGCAGATGGTGGTCCGTGCCGCCGACGCAGGCTGGCGGGTGGCGGAGACGGATGTGCCGTATCGCCCGCGCACGGGCCGCTCGAAGGTCACCGGTACCTGGCGGGGCACCTGGCATGCGGTACGGGACATGCGTGCTGTCCTCGCCGAGCGGCCCGTCACCGACCCGGTGTCCGCGGCGACCACCCCAGGAACCGGACGATGA
- a CDS encoding methyltransferase domain-containing protein: protein MSTEEHAPEQPLGSGPRHEDPYAHALQDGRGPLYIRRMDGGVLSSEVDRWCAAPDPADMSVLRRCKGAVLDIGCGPGRLVSALRALGHLVLGIDINHAAVARTADTGGAALCRSVFERLPGEGLWNTALLMDGNIGIGGDPPALLVRIGSLVSPRGGLLLVEAAAHDVHERLHVQFDDGRGRRGTPFPWARVGVAALRRTAAATGWQPGEHWSVGDRHFLELKRSAGSRPAPTRPQG, encoded by the coding sequence GTGAGCACCGAGGAGCATGCGCCGGAGCAGCCGCTGGGCTCCGGCCCCCGGCACGAGGACCCGTATGCGCACGCATTGCAGGACGGCCGCGGTCCGCTCTACATACGCCGTATGGACGGTGGAGTTCTGTCGTCAGAGGTGGACCGCTGGTGTGCCGCTCCGGACCCCGCCGACATGAGCGTCCTGCGGCGGTGCAAGGGGGCCGTCCTCGACATCGGTTGCGGACCGGGGCGCTTGGTCAGCGCCCTCCGGGCGCTCGGCCACCTCGTGCTCGGCATCGACATCAACCATGCCGCCGTCGCGCGGACCGCCGACACCGGAGGCGCGGCGCTGTGCCGATCTGTCTTCGAACGACTTCCTGGTGAAGGGCTCTGGAATACGGCGTTGCTCATGGACGGCAACATCGGGATCGGCGGTGACCCGCCGGCCTTGCTGGTGCGGATCGGGAGCCTGGTGTCTCCCCGTGGGGGCCTGTTGCTGGTGGAGGCGGCCGCTCATGACGTCCACGAACGGTTGCATGTGCAGTTCGACGACGGCCGTGGCCGCCGTGGAACGCCCTTCCCCTGGGCCCGTGTCGGTGTGGCCGCGTTGCGTCGCACGGCAGCGGCCACCGGGTGGCAGCCGGGCGAACACTGGTCGGTCGGCGACCGTCACTTCCTCGAACTGAAGCGGTCCGCCGGCTCTCGCCCGGCACCCACGCGGCCTCAAGGCTGA
- a CDS encoding molybdopterin-dependent oxidoreductase: MLNSPPPGPTRPGFWRSPLRGPWLTSVFGLILLVGITVLFVTGLLSYAAYNPNLAPGNDKTPEKGWLGFYLFSWPTSPYWLYRLTQGIHVTLGLVLIPVLLAKLWSVVPKLFTWPPVRSLSHALERLSLLLLVGGVLFEFVTGVLNIQLHYIFPGSFYTLHFYGAWVFIGAFVVHVAFRIPTMARALRSRRFRSVLRTPAARTTPEAADDTGLVTPDPAPPTMSRRGALGLVGAGSLALLVVTAGQSIGGALRKTALLAPHGQDPGTGPNGFQINKTAAEVGIRARDIGPAWRLVVRGPGRERIFTRAQVLALPQHTAALPIACVEGWSTDDLDWSGVRLADLAALVGLRQSPPGVFVESAQRGGAFSSTHLRDNQVRDPRSLLALRVNGADLSPDHGYPARIIVPANPGVHNTKWVTRLTFGAAQ, translated from the coding sequence CTGCTGAACAGTCCGCCGCCGGGGCCCACGCGGCCGGGGTTCTGGCGCAGTCCGCTGCGGGGGCCGTGGCTGACGTCGGTTTTCGGGCTGATTCTCCTGGTCGGCATCACCGTGCTGTTCGTGACCGGACTGCTGTCCTACGCCGCGTACAACCCGAATCTGGCACCGGGCAACGACAAGACGCCGGAAAAGGGCTGGCTCGGCTTCTATCTGTTCTCCTGGCCGACCAGCCCGTACTGGCTCTACCGCCTCACCCAGGGAATCCACGTGACGCTGGGCCTCGTGCTGATCCCGGTCCTGCTGGCAAAGCTCTGGTCGGTCGTCCCCAAGCTGTTCACCTGGCCGCCGGTGCGTTCACTGAGTCATGCGCTGGAGCGGCTCTCGTTGCTGCTGCTCGTGGGCGGGGTGCTGTTCGAATTCGTCACCGGCGTGCTCAACATCCAGCTCCACTACATCTTCCCCGGGTCCTTCTACACCCTGCACTTCTACGGCGCCTGGGTCTTCATCGGCGCCTTCGTCGTCCATGTCGCCTTCCGGATTCCCACCATGGCAAGGGCGCTGCGCAGCCGTCGCTTCCGCAGCGTCCTGCGTACCCCCGCAGCCCGCACGACACCCGAAGCGGCGGATGACACCGGCCTGGTGACCCCCGACCCCGCGCCGCCCACGATGTCACGGCGTGGCGCGCTCGGCCTGGTGGGCGCCGGCTCGCTGGCACTGCTCGTCGTGACGGCCGGGCAGAGCATCGGCGGGGCCCTGCGCAAGACCGCGCTGCTGGCACCGCACGGGCAGGACCCGGGAACTGGCCCCAATGGCTTTCAGATCAACAAGACCGCGGCGGAGGTAGGCATCCGCGCCCGCGACATCGGGCCTGCCTGGCGCCTGGTCGTACGCGGCCCCGGCCGGGAGCGGATCTTCACCCGTGCGCAGGTTCTGGCGCTGCCGCAGCACACGGCAGCCCTGCCGATCGCCTGCGTGGAGGGCTGGTCCACCGACGATCTGGACTGGAGCGGTGTGCGGCTGGCCGACCTGGCAGCCCTGGTCGGACTGCGGCAGAGCCCGCCGGGCGTGTTCGTCGAGTCTGCCCAGCGCGGAGGAGCCTTCAGCTCCACGCATCTGCGTGACAACCAGGTGCGTGACCCCAGGTCACTGCTCGCCCTGCGGGTCAATGGCGCGGACCTCTCCCCGGATCACGGCTATCCGGCGCGGATCATCGTCCCGGCCAACCCCGGTGTGCACAACACCAAATGGGTCACTCGCCTCACCTTCGGAGCAGCACAATGA
- a CDS encoding helix-turn-helix domain-containing protein: MDQKMWTVPALANFLGKPTSWVYDNHEKQAIPSFRVGQQLRFWPSEIKTWLEGNCREQEVA; this comes from the coding sequence ATGGATCAAAAAATGTGGACCGTGCCAGCTCTGGCGAACTTTCTCGGAAAGCCCACCTCCTGGGTTTACGACAATCACGAGAAGCAGGCCATCCCCAGCTTTCGCGTGGGCCAACAACTGCGGTTCTGGCCCAGCGAGATCAAGACCTGGCTGGAAGGAAATTGCCGCGAACAGGAGGTCGCATGA
- a CDS encoding helix-turn-helix domain-containing protein, whose translation MDQKMWTVPALANFLGKPTSWVYDNHEKQAIPSFRVGQQLRFWPNEVMTWLEGNCREQGVA comes from the coding sequence ATGGATCAAAAAATGTGGACCGTGCCGGCTCTGGCGAACTTTCTCGGAAAGCCCACCTCCTGGGTTTACGACAATCACGAGAAGCAGGCCATCCCCAGCTTCCGTGTGGGCCAACAGCTGCGGTTCTGGCCCAACGAGGTCATGACCTGGCTGGAAGGAAATTGCCGCGAACAGGGGGTTGCATGA